Proteins encoded together in one Chthoniobacterales bacterium window:
- a CDS encoding chromate transporter → MNTLLRLILVFGSLSALSIGGGNTVLPQMHLDAVRNYHWITDRQFADLFAISQAAPGPSILIVTLIGYAAAGWGGALVATIAMIVPAGALVYFAARFWNSAKEAAWRHAVEKGFAPLTVGLVLASGVIVAKSADHGYRQWALTAVATVIFTCTKTNPLIVVGVAGVLGWLGWV, encoded by the coding sequence GTGAATACGCTACTGCGGCTGATCCTGGTCTTCGGCTCGCTCTCGGCCCTCTCGATCGGCGGCGGCAACACCGTGCTGCCGCAGATGCACTTGGATGCGGTGCGGAATTACCACTGGATCACCGATCGGCAGTTTGCGGATCTCTTCGCGATCTCGCAGGCGGCGCCGGGGCCGAGCATTCTCATCGTCACGCTGATCGGCTACGCCGCGGCGGGCTGGGGCGGCGCGCTGGTGGCCACGATCGCGATGATCGTGCCGGCGGGCGCGCTGGTCTATTTCGCGGCGCGATTCTGGAACAGCGCGAAGGAAGCCGCGTGGCGGCACGCCGTCGAGAAGGGCTTTGCGCCGCTCACGGTCGGCCTCGTGCTCGCGAGCGGCGTGATCGTCGCGAAATCGGCGGACCACGGCTATCGCCAGTGGGCGCTCACGGCGGTGGCGACGGTAATTTTCACCTGCACGAAGACGAATCCCCTGATTGTCGTGGGCGTGGCGGGAGTGCTCGGCTGGCTCGGCTGGGTTTGA